The sequence atatatatatatatatatatatatatatatatatatatatatatatgtgtgtgtgtgtgtgtgtgtgtgtgtgtatatatatatatatatatatatatatatatatatatatatttttttttttttttttttttttttggtgctgttcactttatttaaacaatttattttgatttaacaaaTCATGGATGTGTTAGTTTACTGCACCGGTTTTAAAGTAGTGAGCAGGGTTAAATAGTACCTATCTGAATTACTGCTTCCATCCTCTCAGTCTAGATCACTTAGATCTAGGAACTCAGAATTACTATATGTTCCTAGAACCAGACTTAAAAACGGGGGTGATCGCGCATTTGCGGCCATCGGCCCCAAGTTATGGAATAGCCTTCCAGCCTACATCAGATCTGCCCAAACCTTGTCAACTTTTAAATCTGCCCtgaaaacttactttttttccATGGCTTTCAATATCCCGTGACTCATAGTGGCCTAAATTTCTTTTGTAACTAGCTGTTctcctttatttttattctttttacttttattgtttCTCTAGTGCTTAAATTTTGTCGTTATTGTCGACTTCTTTTGCcttgtaaagcactttggtcaacaccagttgtttttaaatgtgctacaTAAATAAActtatattgtattgtattgtataaatAAGTAGGCTACCTAAACATGAAACGTCACGAGTGCACATTAAAACACCTCCCAGATGATGACAACTCAGAATTGTCTTAAGAGAAGATCAAATCAACTTTCACTCTTTCAGTTCCATAACAAAAGGGGCGGGGAGAGTTACAAAACAGATGAGTAACGCGGGAGTTTCCATAACAGCGTGATTCAAAGGAAGTGTGTTGAATAATCTCACCTGCATAGACATGGATGCAGATAACAGTGAAAAAAGTTTAGAGACGATGCAACTTTTACAGGTGAGGTTCGCTCCCTTACTAAACGTTTCTCACTTCCAAGACTTTATAGAAATAAAGCACGTGCTGATAACTAGTCGGTATGTCATACTTATCTTGCCAGTACATAATACATGTATAGAGAGACAGTTTACTGTACGTGTAGCTCGAACGCGTAAATGACGTTTGGTTCACGAATGGATGACGACGAGAAGAGAATATTGAAACAGGTTTAACCGTTATTTCGATTATTTATATCTGAGGCACACTTGAGCGACAGCGAAGACtattatatttaaagaaaataaagttaattactgtaaCGGGCAAATAAAAACAGATTCGGTCTGTGTTGTagtgtttatattgttttcGTTAAAAATACCGAGAAGAAGAAACTCCTGCAGTCCAATGCAGTGATTATAGCGCCCCCTGTATGACACAGGGCGCAGAAACATGCTGGTCGTTAAGGCCGGATTATTTTTTGAATGTAAAACTTGTCATTTTTAGGAGAGGACACCGCCTCAAAATCCTGGAATGGATGAACCGGTGCCTCGGGCGTCCCGGCGTATCAGAGAGAAGCAAAACCATGAAAAGAAACAAATTTTATCCCCAAAATGTCTGACATTTAGGTCTGAGGTGAAAAACACCAGAAAGGCAGTCAAGAGAAAGGTAAAGACGTCCCTTATGGAACATTTAAGCACTAATTGTGTTTGTGAACTTGTATATTGACTATTACATATTATCTTAGAAAAATGACAGTGAGGAAGAAGAAAATGTTCGAAAGACACAATCAGACAACGACAGAGAATTTCCTCCAGTAAGTACAAACGCTACATGATCCTGTCTACAGCCAAAATGTCGACTTTCCATCTGAATGGCAAAATCCACCTTTTCTTTGTCGTCTCAAACAGGGTTATCGTGAGGGTTTGTCTGAATATGAGCTGGAGCGACTGGAGAATATCCGTCAGAACCAGGCCTTCCTCAATTCCCTGAAGTTGCCTCAGGTAAAACTTTGTAGTGAGGCAGGAGAgtcatgttttaataatttggCTGTTTTTCACATGAAACTTGCTTGACTTTATGCCATTGacttaataaattacattggtACTCTTTTGCAGATTTCTGAATCTCTGAGACCCAAGCCAAAGCCTGCTCAGAAAGGCCTGAAAAAGTAACTATTAATAGTAACTTATTAAAATGGCACAATGAAAACAACGtgaataatatttatttcaatatattggtATTACCTATtaatataattgtattattttcagTTGAAGTGGTCCTAATGTTTAATGGTCCAAAACTACACCGTCTCACTAACTAAAGAAATTATTTACTTTAGGGAAAAGACAGAAACAGAGATGCTCCCTGTTCGCAAGTCACTGCGGCTACAGAATAGGGGTCCTCAGACAGCTGTTACTCTGGAAATTAGCCCGTCTACAGACAAAAGATACGTAAGTCACTGACATGCATCTgaattgaaagtgttaatgttAAATTTTAACACAATCTTGACAAAATACTATGaaataattgaatttttttaaattaaacaaatgtgtCATATTTCAGGAAAAATTTTCAGAAAAACCCCCTGGACCAATACCACTGGATCCAATCAACCTGGATGAAGATTTCCAGGTACCTGAAGATTTATTAAATCTCTGGAATGAGGTCAGTGTTtacacatgcacaaaaacactCCTATATTAATTGGAATTTGGTCATATTCCAGTTACTTGTGCATCACATATAAACCCAAAATCTGTATGATTTGTATCTTTTTTAGGTCCCATTAAAACAAGACACAAAAACATTGGATTTGAAATCGTGAGTAACATGGCATCTATGCATTTCATTTTGGTGTCTCTTCTGTCAGTTTCAAATAGTGTTAATCTTGTAGTAATTAGTAGCATTTTACACAGTTGGAATGtatcatttgttttaaatgtaataacatATTTGTTTTCAGGTACAAAGAAGTGCTGCAGAAATTATCTATCAATGAAGGTTATGTGGTGAAAGTTGTGAAAGAACGGATCTGTTCAGCAGCTTTTCACCCCTCTGCTTCTAGCTTGCTCATGGCAGCAGGAGACAAGTCGGGCCACCTGGGGCTCTGGAAACCAGTGAGATAACATTATAATGGGGTGATACAAAGGAGAGATGTTTGTGAACGTTGGATAGTGGGGATGTGATTAAGTGACTAATGGCTATTCCAGATTTTCTCTGTTATGCCTATCATAATGTATAATATTAACTGTGTTTCCCTAAGGATGCTAAATGGGGTGATGATGGTGTACTCTGCTTTGAACCCCACTCTCGTATAATTACCAGCATGGCCTTCTCATCTCACCCTTGCAACCTCATCACAGTCAGCTATGATGGATCTGCACGCAGCATGGACCTGGAGAAGGCTGTGTTTGAAGAGGTGAAAATTACAGCTGGTCTTTGAAATGTTTACACTggtcatacacacacatttattgtgTAATATTTCTAGAGATGCACCATCAAGTTGTGATAACAGGTTTTTGTATAGTCAAGCTACAGTCTTTGTGCACATATATATGCCACAATGTGTAGGCCTAATTGAATATTTGGAGAGTTCAGTGCGTGTTGTTGCACAtcacatacactaccgttcaaaagttagGGTCAGTATATTATCAGTaagataatatatataatttttttttttttattattattttttttttacaggacttaatatttttttctcagcagggatgcattaaattgatcaaaagtgactgtaagggccggttcacacagaacacgtttttGTTGTTAAAAACACAAGACACGAAAAAAAAGTGCAAGGTCTTGAGATgcgttttttaaaagttgaacttattttaacttgagtgccacatttttagaatgctgTGTCATGCGCAAGATGCTGCAAAAATACGCGAAAAATGTCCATCTAGCAcatttatattgaaaaataatggaaaagtaGCGCCTTCTGTGTCAACGGCCCcttagacatttataatgttatgaaaggtttctattttaaatcagtgctgttcttttgaactttatatctatcaaaaaatgttttatggtttccacaaacatgaagcagcacaactgttttcatcattgataataatacaaaatgtttcttaagcaccaaatcagcatattagaatgatttctgaaggatcatgtgacactgaagatgtaatgatgctgaaaattcagctttgccatcacaggaataaaatacattttaaaatgtgtcttAATTTTTACTAGAAAATTGTTATATtgaattctaataatatttcacaatattatgtttttactgtaaatttgatcaaataaatgcagccttggtgatcataagacttctttcaaaagcatgtaaaaaaatctttctgaccccaaacttttgaatggtagtgtataaatGATAAAGAAATTCCATATTGGCTACAAGCATGAAAAAAAGAACAGTAACAAAATATTGGAATCTGAAATTTTTTGGGAAATATTGGAATCTGTCATttgctaaacaaacaaacaaaaccattTTTTACACGCATTAGTGTATCTCTAGTAAATCATCTTATCATCCAATATCTGGTTTTTGATCCTCTTTCTTGATGCCATCTTACAGATGTACAGCCTTCAACACTTTACAGATAACACCACTGTTTTGTACTCAGGTCTATCGCTCAACCTCTGTCCTGAGaagttttgactttttgtcaaatGACTGCTCCACATTACTATTTGGTGATGGGAATGGAGATGTTGTCGTTGTTGACCGCAGAACTCCTGGGTAAGACCGAAATGTCAACATAAATGTTAAACCTAAATACCCcatagagcagtggttcccaaacatGGGTACGTGAGGCGACAGAGGGGGTGcgtgaacaaaatgctgagttttgctgttcatttaattcttccccaccttaaaataacattaaaggtgatagagaggattttttcgtcgactgagaatccaaagactgttactgagtttttgaaatgagcgcatgcgtaagaacagcccccctccttcacaacacatttcaaaggaacgcctcccaaaactcgtaaacactcgtaatggaacacgagtgtttaccaccggcattcgctgtgtcgtgttttttggattcattatgtcggactcaccgcaggtaactcataatctgcagttgttactcctgtctcctgacaaaaacattgcatgcggtgcCTGTAGAgcgtggaaagttactggagagcgcagccgcgctcgtctctcaaaaggaacgtcacggcagtgattgacaagccagagggccaatcgtttacgcgatgatcgcgtaaacgattggctgatgtttttaaggccctacctcgtgcacagatgatgtatattaatattattactttcagtgcacctaataaatagtcttttatcagttagtaaagacagtttcaagtaatattgcaaaaatgtataaaacaaaacatcctctttagcacctttaaatccgatcatgtatttctaacaggCACAATGCTGTAAATATGTGACATCCAATCAAAATaccaaatcttttgcgttcagAACTGACTGCATCCATTTCCACATAAGCAGTATGGGTGCATATAGGTTGCGTGCAGTCTGCTGCCTTAGCAAAGCCAAATCGCACTATGttactgccgttctcgacaatgTACCTGTAGATTTAGTGCTTACTAGCATGGAGAACAAATATCCTAGCACAAAAGGTGCATAGAGATCAATTTAAGATTCAAACTCTTGATTTAAAACATACCTTTTGtaagttcttgtttttaatgttgttaataTTATACGAGCAAGACTGCAAATTCAAATATCCACACGACTGCAAATGtgacattgattttatacaacagttcaacaaacaaaagggtAATATTAACTAAGTGATGTTCATCACAGtattgtcagtatttactctattttgcaatgaaataatagttccaACGAAAGCCAAGCAGAAGTACAGCTGTGTTTTGTGAACGAGTTGTTCATGAAAATCATTGATTCAATGAtttattcataaatacagccacttgcttccttactgaatgaatgaatgaatgaatgaatgactctgaCTCATGCATTAAGACCATGACttaccaccacctactggcagttttagtatTTAAAAGAATCACTTTTCACGTTTTTATCATCATtgcatattatttatttatttttttaatttaaaacattattaatgctgcaaaggtatttataaagataaaaaatgcactggaaagtCAATTTAGGAGATAATCTAAGGCacagtctaagtggaagagagggggtacgcagaatcCTTCAGGGGGAATCCatattaaaaagtttgggaaccactgacatagagatacatatttttttacatcatAAATTATAAAGGAAATGTGTGATTGCAGGGAATATGAATCTCTGCATGCCATGGCTGCAAATCCTTTGCGCTCTGTTCATGTCCATCCTGTGCAACAGCATTACTTTGTTGTGGCAGAGAGCAGGTATCAGACAACTCTTCTAAACTAGACTGTTTCAGTCAATTTTCACCAAATAATGATCAACATGATGTTTCACAAATTGCTGAGTAAATGTTTGTCTTATTACCCTTTTAGTTTTGTGAACATATATGACTTGCGCCATCTAAAGAGAAGGAACAATCGAGCAGTCTGTAAACTCAATGGTCATAGCCGCAGCGTCTCCAGTGCCTTTTTCTCCCCACTCACAGGCAACAGAGTTCTGACCACTTGCATGGACGACACGATCAGGTGCTCATAGATCTCAAGCATCACTGCTAGAAGTGCTTCTTGCAAATGTACCAATAGAGGGTGCCAGAGCATCATGGCTattaccatatttgatgtgtCAGAATAGGTTGAACAGGCTTTGTCCTctttatatgtgtgtatgttttcCCCTTACTACCTATACTCCTATAAACTATACAAAGCAATTTACTATAAAATAGTCTTCCAAGAATTGTAAATGCCATCCATCCTCAAAACCGCTTATCCTCTATAGGGTCTGTTGGAGCCTGCAGAATTGGAAATGCATTACAGTttgtaatataaatgttttattaacctTTTTGCAATTTTGTTTTAGGGTATTCAACACTTCCCAAATGGATGGCAATACTCCTGTACTAACTTCAATTTTGTAAGTATGGGTGTTATCATATGTGtaaaaatcatcttttgtgACATCATCGGttacacactactgttcaaaatacTAAGGTCAGTAACTTTGACATTAGGTTTTTACATTATGTAtcatgttttccacaaaaatatgggCAGCATGACCGTTTTCAATATGTATGATAATAGAAATGTCTCTTGAGCACTAAaagtattagaatgatttctgaaggatcatgtgccactgaagactggagtaatgaaagTTCAGCTGCCATTAAAaggagaaaaatacattttaaaaatatattaaaatagaaaaaaattatattttaagttataatacataatacttataatactaatatttcacaattgcagCCCTGAGCTTAAGGGACTTCcttcaaaagcattaaaaatcttactgacaaacttttgaacagtggtctcttttacaaaaataatgatacagacttgttttaaaatcaaaagaatTATGTGGTGTAAAAAGGGCTGCAAAACTGAGCCTAGCATCATATGtaacactttaaagggttagttcacccaattcTGTTGTTAATTACCTCATGTCGTTTCAGACTCGTAAgaattttgttcatcttcggaacacaaagatatttttaatgaaatttgagagatttctgtctctccattgacagtacgcaactaccactttgacgcttcaaagtGTTCATAAAGAGTTATGAACTAAAACTAATttatatgaattgagtggtttagtacAAATTTTCTGAAGTCTCGATCactttatttgatgaatagatttaatttaagcttttattcaaacataaacatcgatcagcgaacataaaacGGAAGCTAAACCGAGCCTGCTTGACttgcaagaacaaacctcattggttcttgcggaagctcaaacgtgttgcgtaacacatgagaaggaacctcattggttctcgcatgtcaagcaaacaagcttgagcttccgtttaccacaacttgatgaatgtttaaatgtgaatataagcttaaattaaatctgttcatcatataaagaaaatttggactaacctgctcaattcatatgtaggagggagggacagaaatctgtcagatttcattaaaagcATCATGATTTgttttccaaagatgaacgaaagtcttaggggtttggaacaacatgcgggtcagtaaatgatgacagagttttaatttttggggtgaaatacATAGTTCAGGCATGAAACTCTAACCCTACCCTACTTTTGGGATGGTGTGCTGGGAAAGCTTCTgtcatccctcctcctccccagcgCCACCTGTAGAGATCTGCAACGGGGGTTCTACCATTTTTTGCAGCAGCAGCCTTCTTTTTGTTGGTTATTTTGACTAAGCTGAACAAATTGTTGTATTTGCTCAGCAGCTGTCACAGCGTAGCAGATCTTGTGCACCAAAATCAAGCTATGCATATTCCATGCCCCATGCCAATAAATGCTGGTTCAATTAAttcactccgagagttgtcatgactgaactaacccttttaaggCCTCACACAAAGTGGCCTCCAGAATCCTATATTTACATACTTCATAACTAAATGCAGTTTTTACCAGTAtcaacaaaacattattttgtgtacatttatcttttataaatgtgcttatattttattctgacTAGACATCTAGATTATTCTGCAATATTCTACATTGgaacattttaacttttttttctgaactagaact is a genomic window of Megalobrama amblycephala isolate DHTTF-2021 linkage group LG3, ASM1881202v1, whole genome shotgun sequence containing:
- the wdr76 gene encoding WD repeat-containing protein 76 isoform X2, with product MDADNSEKSLETMQLLQERTPPQNPGMDEPVPRASRRIREKQNHEKKQILSPKCLTFRSEVKNTRKAVKRKKNDSEEEENVRKTQSDNDREFPPGYREGLSEYELERLENIRQNQAFLNSLKLPQISESLRPKPKPAQKGLKKEKTETEMLPVRKSLRLQNRGPQTAVTLEISPSTDKRYEKFSEKPPGPIPLDPINLDEDFQVPLKQDTKTLDLKSYKEVLQKLSINEGYVVKVVKERICSAAFHPSASSLLMAAGDKSGHLGLWKPDAKWGDDGVLCFEPHSRIITSMAFSSHPCNLITVSYDGSARSMDLEKAVFEEVYRSTSVLRSFDFLSNDCSTLLFGDGNGDVVVVDRRTPGEYESLHAMAANPLRSVHVHPVQQHYFVVAESSFVNIYDLRHLKRRNNRAVCKLNGHSRSVSSAFFSPLTGNRVLTTCMDDTIRVFNTSQMDGNTPVLTSILHNMQTGRWLSKLSAVWDPKHQECFVIGSMDRPRRIQVYHESGRLLHTFRNMDHLTTVCSITAFHPSRNALLGGNSSGRLHIFTDCFIN
- the wdr76 gene encoding WD repeat-containing protein 76 isoform X1 encodes the protein MDADNSEKSLETMQLLQERTPPQNPGMDEPVPRASRRIREKQNHEKKQILSPKCLTFRSEVKNTRKAVKRKKNDSEEEENVRKTQSDNDREFPPGYREGLSEYELERLENIRQNQAFLNSLKLPQISESLRPKPKPAQKGLKKEKTETEMLPVRKSLRLQNRGPQTAVTLEISPSTDKRYEKFSEKPPGPIPLDPINLDEDFQVPEDLLNLWNEVPLKQDTKTLDLKSYKEVLQKLSINEGYVVKVVKERICSAAFHPSASSLLMAAGDKSGHLGLWKPDAKWGDDGVLCFEPHSRIITSMAFSSHPCNLITVSYDGSARSMDLEKAVFEEVYRSTSVLRSFDFLSNDCSTLLFGDGNGDVVVVDRRTPGEYESLHAMAANPLRSVHVHPVQQHYFVVAESSFVNIYDLRHLKRRNNRAVCKLNGHSRSVSSAFFSPLTGNRVLTTCMDDTIRVFNTSQMDGNTPVLTSILHNMQTGRWLSKLSAVWDPKHQECFVIGSMDRPRRIQVYHESGRLLHTFRNMDHLTTVCSITAFHPSRNALLGGNSSGRLHIFTDCFIN